A region from the Muribaculum gordoncarteri genome encodes:
- a CDS encoding DUF3098 domain-containing protein, which translates to MAKPNNNFKPAVEDNGIERESYSQFPLVKINFILMAVAGLIIVLGFLLMLGGSSTVDEFNPDIFSTRRIVVGPTMAFLGFIFMGVAIVYRPRKKEDSAADAAESDK; encoded by the coding sequence ATGGCAAAACCAAATAACAATTTCAAGCCGGCCGTCGAAGACAACGGCATCGAGCGCGAATCCTACTCGCAATTTCCACTCGTAAAGATCAACTTCATCCTCATGGCCGTTGCCGGTCTGATAATCGTGCTCGGATTCCTGCTTATGCTCGGCGGCAGCTCAACCGTTGACGAGTTCAATCCCGACATATTCTCGACCCGTCGCATCGTGGTCGGCCCCACCATGGCTTTTCTCGGATTCATATTCATGGGCGTAGCCATTGTATATCGTCCGCGCAAAAAAGAGGATAGCGCTGCCGACGCCGCCGAAAGCGACAAATAA
- a CDS encoding cell division protein FtsX, which yields MEKRPNKGISTFSAQITATISVALVLLLLGIIAMLGIAAHSITRNIKENIGFDIVLTDTASDAEVNQLKSRWTAAPYTASVRYYSKDDALMHWEEETGENLMDVLGVNPFSGELEVKVKADYASSDSINKIIAPLKSLPYVQEVNVHTELVDSINRNINSISLILIIITCALLFISFALINNTVRLTVYSRRFIIHTMKLVGATGSFIRRPFINANVVSGIISALIASAILAGTLYYLQGIDSGIASAITWPQAACVFAGILVIGIVICAVAALFATNKYLRLDYDDMFR from the coding sequence ATGGAAAAAAGACCGAATAAAGGCATATCTACATTCTCTGCCCAGATTACAGCCACAATCAGTGTGGCCCTTGTGTTGTTGTTGCTCGGCATAATAGCCATGCTCGGAATAGCCGCACACTCCATAACCCGGAATATAAAGGAAAACATCGGGTTTGACATCGTATTGACCGATACAGCCTCCGATGCCGAAGTCAATCAGCTCAAAAGCCGATGGACCGCAGCGCCCTATACGGCAAGCGTGCGATACTATTCCAAGGACGACGCACTCATGCACTGGGAGGAGGAAACAGGCGAAAATCTCATGGATGTTCTCGGCGTAAATCCCTTCAGCGGCGAGCTCGAAGTCAAGGTTAAAGCCGACTATGCAAGTTCCGACTCCATCAACAAGATCATCGCCCCGTTGAAGTCGCTCCCCTACGTTCAGGAGGTGAACGTACACACCGAGCTTGTCGACTCCATCAACCGCAACATCAACTCGATTTCACTGATTCTCATAATAATAACCTGCGCGCTGCTCTTTATATCATTCGCACTCATAAACAACACGGTGCGTCTTACGGTATATTCGCGACGTTTCATCATACACACTATGAAACTCGTAGGAGCCACAGGGTCGTTCATCCGCCGGCCGTTCATCAACGCCAACGTGGTGAGCGGCATAATTTCGGCATTGATTGCAAGCGCAATCCTCGCGGGTACACTCTATTACCTGCAGGGAATAGACTCAGGCATCGCATCGGCCATTACCTGGCCCCAAGCTGCATGCGTATTCGCCGGAATCCTGGTTATAGGAATAGTGATATGCGCAGTTGCAGCGCTGTTCGCAACCAACAAGTATCTTCGTCTTGACTATGACGACATGTTCCGATAA
- a CDS encoding succinate CoA transferase, translating into MAFPILTPQEAADIIKNGDNIGLSGFTAAGTPKVVTEALAAKAEKEHAEGRPFKVNIFSGASTNDHVDGALARANAIGTRTPYQSCPDLRKRINTHDAHYFDLHLSELAQKVRYGTFGDIDVAIIEAARVSDNGEILLGTGVGMSPTVAHLAKKIIIELNEAIPETIEGLHDIYMPLDPPYRREIPIYKPSDRIGTTLLKVDPAKIVGVVRTNLTDGVHGFSPLDETTQMIGNNVCNFLIHELRRGAIPPSFLPLQSGVGNVANAVLFGLGESNEVPAFDMYTEVIQDAVVDLMEHGKCRFASTCSLTFSDAKMAEVFNNIDFFRDKILIRPGEISNSPEIVRRLGVITMNTALEADIFGNINSTHVVGTKMMNGIGGSGDFTRNAYISIFSCPSVAKGGLISTIVPMVSHLDHSEHSVDVLITDQGVADLRGKDPVQRAETIIENCVNPDYKELLWDYLRMGKGGQTPHSLNAALAFHTTFASEGDMRKTDWAKFA; encoded by the coding sequence ATGGCATTTCCCATTCTCACCCCTCAGGAAGCCGCCGACATTATCAAGAACGGCGACAACATTGGACTCTCAGGCTTCACTGCCGCCGGTACCCCCAAAGTAGTCACCGAGGCGCTTGCAGCCAAGGCCGAAAAAGAGCATGCCGAAGGTCGTCCCTTCAAGGTAAACATTTTCTCGGGAGCATCAACCAACGACCATGTCGATGGTGCCCTTGCACGCGCAAATGCCATTGGCACTCGCACACCCTATCAGAGCTGCCCCGACTTGCGCAAGCGCATCAACACTCATGACGCCCACTACTTCGACCTTCACCTGTCGGAGCTTGCACAAAAGGTGCGTTACGGAACATTCGGCGACATCGATGTTGCCATAATTGAAGCCGCCCGCGTAAGCGACAACGGAGAGATTCTTCTCGGCACCGGCGTGGGAATGTCACCCACAGTAGCCCATCTTGCTAAGAAGATCATCATTGAGCTCAACGAGGCAATTCCCGAAACAATCGAAGGCCTTCATGACATATATATGCCGCTCGATCCTCCCTATCGTCGCGAAATACCCATCTACAAGCCCAGCGACCGCATCGGTACTACTTTGCTGAAGGTAGACCCCGCAAAGATTGTCGGAGTCGTACGCACCAACCTCACCGACGGCGTTCACGGTTTCTCACCGCTTGACGAAACCACTCAGATGATAGGTAACAACGTGTGCAACTTCCTCATCCACGAACTTCGCCGCGGAGCAATACCTCCTTCGTTCCTGCCCCTGCAGAGCGGTGTAGGCAATGTGGCCAACGCCGTGCTTTTCGGCCTTGGTGAATCCAACGAGGTTCCCGCATTCGACATGTACACCGAAGTTATCCAGGACGCAGTTGTCGACCTCATGGAACACGGAAAATGCCGCTTCGCCTCAACCTGCTCGCTCACATTCTCCGATGCAAAGATGGCCGAGGTGTTCAACAACATCGACTTCTTCCGCGACAAGATTCTCATCCGTCCGGGAGAGATATCCAACAGCCCCGAAATTGTACGCCGACTCGGTGTCATCACTATGAACACCGCACTTGAAGCCGACATCTTCGGAAACATCAACTCAACCCACGTTGTAGGAACCAAGATGATGAACGGAATCGGTGGTTCGGGCGACTTCACCCGCAACGCCTACATCTCGATATTCAGCTGTCCGTCAGTTGCCAAGGGTGGTCTTATCTCGACAATCGTCCCCATGGTTTCTCACCTCGACCACAGCGAGCACTCGGTCGATGTTCTTATCACCGATCAGGGCGTAGCCGACCTGCGCGGAAAGGATCCCGTACAGCGTGCCGAAACAATCATCGAGAATTGCGTAAATCCCGACTACAAGGAACTCCTTTGGGACTACCTGCGCATGGGCAAGGGAGGTCAGACACCCCACTCGCTCAACGCCGCACTCGCATTCCACACCACATTTGCCAGCGAAGGAGACATGCGAAAGACCGACTGGGCTAAATTCGCATAA
- the miaB gene encoding tRNA (N6-isopentenyl adenosine(37)-C2)-methylthiotransferase MiaB, producing the protein MNIKKMMKQNDNGSAHSEKRLYIETYGCQMNVADSEVVAAVMDTVGYVMTDDIDKADAVLLNTCSIRDNAEQKIHSRLQYLASLKRKRHGRLTVGVIGCMAERVKDDLIENHGVDLVAGPDSYLDLPALFASVESGEKAINVELSTTETYRDIIPMKITGNRVSGFISIMRGCNNFCSYCIVPYTRGRERSREAESILRELADLRERGFKEVTLLGQNVNSYNYTGPDGVTVDFAALLAMVAEAAPDMRVRFTTSHPKDMSDEIIATMDRYPNICKHIHLPVQSGSNAVLKSMNRKYTREWYLDRIAAIRRAMPDCGISTDLFTGFHDESEADFEMTLDLMREVGFDSSFMFKYSERPGTLASKVMSDNVPEDVKIDRLNRMIALQNELSAASNRRDVGRTFDVLVEGVSKRSKEQMVGRNQQNKTCVFPRGTFRIGDTVKVKVVDSSSATLICELA; encoded by the coding sequence ATGAATATAAAGAAGATGATGAAACAGAATGATAACGGATCGGCGCATTCAGAGAAGCGCCTCTATATAGAAACCTACGGATGCCAGATGAACGTAGCCGACAGCGAAGTAGTGGCCGCGGTGATGGATACCGTGGGATATGTGATGACCGACGACATAGACAAGGCCGACGCGGTGTTGCTCAATACCTGCTCGATACGTGACAATGCCGAGCAGAAGATACACTCACGCCTGCAATATCTTGCGTCACTGAAGCGTAAGCGTCACGGACGCTTGACGGTGGGCGTTATAGGCTGCATGGCCGAGCGCGTTAAGGATGACCTTATTGAAAACCACGGAGTGGATCTTGTGGCGGGCCCGGATTCCTATCTCGACCTGCCTGCGCTGTTTGCATCGGTGGAGTCGGGTGAGAAGGCTATAAATGTAGAACTTTCCACAACCGAAACCTACCGTGACATAATACCGATGAAGATTACCGGCAACCGAGTGTCGGGCTTCATCAGCATCATGCGCGGATGCAACAACTTCTGCTCCTACTGCATAGTGCCCTATACCCGAGGCCGTGAGCGCAGCCGCGAGGCTGAAAGCATATTGCGCGAATTGGCCGATTTGCGTGAACGCGGATTCAAGGAGGTGACGCTGCTTGGCCAGAATGTGAATTCCTACAACTATACAGGCCCTGACGGCGTTACGGTAGACTTTGCCGCATTGCTCGCAATGGTGGCCGAGGCCGCTCCCGATATGCGAGTGCGATTTACAACGAGTCATCCCAAGGATATGAGCGATGAGATAATCGCCACGATGGACCGTTACCCCAATATATGCAAGCACATACATCTGCCTGTACAATCGGGCTCCAATGCCGTGCTGAAGAGCATGAACCGAAAGTACACGCGTGAATGGTATCTTGATCGCATAGCGGCCATTCGTCGTGCTATGCCCGATTGCGGAATATCCACCGACCTGTTCACGGGATTTCATGACGAGAGCGAGGCCGACTTCGAGATGACGCTTGACTTGATGCGTGAGGTGGGATTTGATTCGTCGTTCATGTTCAAGTACTCGGAGCGTCCCGGAACGCTTGCGTCGAAGGTTATGTCCGACAATGTGCCCGAAGATGTGAAAATCGACCGCCTTAACCGCATGATAGCTCTACAGAACGAATTGTCGGCTGCTTCCAACCGCCGTGATGTGGGACGGACTTTTGATGTGCTCGTCGAGGGCGTGTCGAAACGCTCCAAGGAGCAGATGGTGGGCCGCAACCAGCAGAACAAGACTTGTGTGTTCCCTCGTGGCACATTCCGTATCGGCGACACCGTAAAAGTAAAGGTAGTCGACTCATCATCGGCTACCTTGATATGTGAATTGGCCTGA
- a CDS encoding Crp/Fnr family transcriptional regulator → MDSMYEILMGLPLFKGVSHEKISEIVGMAKFHFLKYLPNEIILNAGDQCTHIKFIISGKARLTIANSDDRFKVSQTLEAPNVIAPEFLFGRAPFYPCTAEAIEATGILQISKSDYIKILNTDEIFLFNFLNILSKNAQKAVDGILAITTGSLEERIAFWIISLTQRGGTDIALTCRQRDLYSLFGVQRTSFLATLESMRNRGIIEYNNNEIRINSRDSLLDILNTAAE, encoded by the coding sequence ATGGACAGCATGTACGAGATATTAATGGGGCTCCCGCTATTCAAGGGAGTCAGCCATGAAAAAATATCGGAGATAGTTGGCATGGCCAAGTTTCACTTTCTAAAATATCTCCCCAATGAGATAATACTCAATGCGGGGGACCAATGCACGCATATAAAGTTCATCATTTCAGGAAAAGCCCGACTCACTATAGCCAATTCAGACGACCGCTTCAAGGTATCGCAGACACTTGAAGCGCCCAATGTAATAGCACCGGAATTCCTGTTTGGCCGCGCTCCATTCTATCCGTGTACGGCCGAAGCCATCGAAGCCACCGGAATACTTCAGATATCCAAGAGCGACTACATAAAGATACTAAACACCGACGAGATATTCCTGTTCAACTTCCTGAACATATTGTCGAAGAACGCCCAAAAGGCAGTCGACGGCATTCTGGCCATCACAACCGGTAGCCTTGAGGAACGAATTGCATTCTGGATAATTTCGCTAACACAGCGTGGAGGAACCGACATAGCGTTGACATGCCGTCAGCGCGACCTTTACTCACTTTTCGGAGTACAGCGCACATCATTCCTCGCCACACTCGAGAGCATGCGCAATCGCGGAATAATCGAATACAACAACAATGAAATCCGCATCAATTCACGCGACAGCCTGCTCGACATACTGAACACAGCAGCCGAATAA
- a CDS encoding transporter: MKVSQIQKLLKPWMLPIAMLCGVLFHDSIGKIAFLSPYIIFIMLLITYCRVSANEFRVTKFIWALLAVQVLGALCVYFALLPFSSDIAQGAFICVFCPTATAAPVITGMLGGSIPRLATYSLFSNVTVAILAPLLFTYIGTDADLTFVESFFAISTRVFPLILAPLALALLFQAFMPRVHDAIASRQSLSFYIWAVALIIVVGNAVSFIMKEPADKIPEMLLLALASLVVCCAQFWIGRRVGARLGDKISGAQGLGQKNTVLAIWMALTYLNPIASVGPAAYVAWQNTINSMQLYFKTKRETIS, from the coding sequence ATGAAAGTTTCACAGATTCAAAAGTTGCTTAAACCTTGGATGCTCCCCATCGCAATGCTATGCGGCGTCCTGTTTCACGACTCAATAGGGAAAATCGCTTTTCTATCGCCCTATATCATCTTCATTATGCTGTTGATAACCTACTGCCGGGTTTCAGCCAATGAATTCAGGGTCACCAAATTCATCTGGGCGCTGCTCGCCGTGCAGGTTCTCGGAGCTTTGTGTGTCTACTTCGCACTTCTGCCATTCAGCAGCGACATAGCCCAAGGAGCATTCATCTGTGTATTCTGTCCCACGGCCACGGCCGCACCGGTTATCACCGGAATGCTCGGAGGCTCCATACCCCGACTCGCCACCTACTCGCTGTTCAGCAATGTCACGGTAGCCATTCTCGCTCCGCTACTGTTTACATATATAGGTACCGATGCCGACCTCACCTTTGTCGAGTCATTCTTTGCCATAAGCACTCGTGTATTTCCCCTCATCCTCGCACCGCTTGCTCTCGCGCTGCTTTTCCAGGCATTCATGCCGCGAGTACACGACGCCATAGCCTCGCGCCAGTCGCTATCGTTCTACATCTGGGCCGTAGCGCTCATCATCGTCGTGGGCAATGCCGTCAGCTTCATAATGAAGGAACCGGCCGATAAGATACCCGAGATGCTGTTGCTCGCGCTGGCGTCGCTTGTGGTGTGCTGCGCACAGTTCTGGATAGGACGACGCGTGGGTGCGCGACTCGGCGACAAAATATCAGGAGCGCAAGGGCTCGGACAAAAGAACACCGTGCTCGCTATATGGATGGCTCTCACCTACCTGAATCCTATCGCATCGGTGGGTCCGGCAGCCTATGTCGCATGGCAGAATACAATAAACTCCATGCAGTTATACTTTAAGACAAAAAGAGAAACAATAAGTTAA
- a CDS encoding DUF6377 domain-containing protein encodes MNRIVVSLLLPLVFCAVCRADDLPATLDDAIKRLDKALPLRYEKVARRFARIDSMRDVVESVGGVKNADLSFVENIGVEYSSLNIDSALSVFDSGYKAALERGDSVAAVRFRLRMARIYPLKSIVKETINIYESIDALELDSAERRLYYDSGRFSYVLMASMYSSTEFAGEYFERACLFNDSLMTLIGENDSIYKLYLGTDYLNKKQYSLSIAALNDLLETLEMDNIVFPETALLLSANYAERGRTEQALYYTALVALSDIECGYLSSEALRRLGTGLYSRGDNKHAHRYLLASQENIAKTGAVMRSGLVAKSLPMIVGTHRDEERRFTRMLIIIIVCLVLILSLIFVIMYNHYRSLKRLRRMKDNLEQANQIKEVYIGRFLSLCSICMDCMDKLDDFNRIVGRKIVAGQVDELLSMVKSGKMSDEYSHQFYEVFDDAFVNIYPTFVDDVNKLLEPDKAISLSEDGHLPPELRIIALMRLGLDDSAQMARFLGLSLNTVYTYRNRIKSRARNRDTFDSDIMNIGILS; translated from the coding sequence TTGAACAGGATTGTTGTGTCGTTACTGCTGCCGCTCGTGTTTTGCGCAGTGTGTAGGGCCGACGATTTACCGGCTACGCTTGACGATGCCATCAAGCGCCTTGACAAGGCTTTGCCCTTGCGCTATGAGAAAGTGGCTCGCCGATTTGCCCGGATTGATTCGATGAGGGATGTCGTAGAGAGTGTCGGCGGTGTAAAGAATGCCGATCTTTCCTTTGTTGAAAACATCGGCGTTGAATACAGCTCGTTGAACATCGACTCGGCTTTGTCGGTCTTTGATTCGGGCTATAAGGCGGCGTTGGAGCGCGGCGACTCGGTGGCGGCAGTCAGATTCCGTTTGCGAATGGCTCGTATATACCCGCTTAAGTCCATTGTGAAGGAAACTATAAACATATATGAATCCATTGATGCTCTGGAGCTTGACTCTGCGGAACGGCGATTGTATTACGACAGCGGCCGCTTCTCCTATGTGCTTATGGCTTCGATGTACTCGTCAACCGAGTTTGCCGGTGAATATTTTGAGCGGGCGTGCCTTTTCAATGATTCGTTGATGACGCTGATAGGGGAGAATGACAGTATTTATAAGCTCTATCTCGGTACCGATTACCTTAATAAGAAGCAATATTCGCTGTCGATTGCCGCGTTGAACGACTTGCTGGAAACGTTGGAGATGGATAACATCGTTTTCCCTGAAACGGCCTTGTTACTGTCGGCCAACTATGCTGAGCGAGGACGCACCGAGCAGGCGTTGTATTATACAGCTCTTGTGGCCCTTTCCGACATCGAGTGCGGATATTTGAGCAGCGAGGCGTTGAGGCGGCTTGGAACGGGACTTTACAGCCGAGGCGATAACAAGCATGCCCACAGGTACTTGCTTGCCTCGCAGGAGAATATTGCGAAAACAGGAGCTGTGATGCGAAGCGGCTTGGTGGCCAAGTCGTTGCCTATGATTGTGGGAACGCATCGTGACGAGGAGCGCAGGTTTACGCGCATGCTTATAATCATCATTGTGTGCCTGGTGCTTATTCTGTCGCTGATTTTTGTGATAATGTACAATCATTACCGAAGCTTGAAGCGATTGCGCCGCATGAAGGACAATCTTGAGCAGGCCAATCAGATAAAGGAGGTTTACATAGGCCGGTTCCTGTCGCTTTGCTCTATATGCATGGATTGCATGGATAAGCTCGATGATTTCAACCGCATAGTGGGCCGCAAAATCGTTGCAGGTCAGGTCGATGAGCTTTTGTCGATGGTGAAGTCGGGAAAGATGTCCGATGAGTACAGCCACCAGTTCTATGAAGTGTTTGATGATGCATTTGTCAATATATATCCTACATTTGTCGACGATGTAAATAAGTTGCTTGAACCCGACAAGGCCATATCGTTGTCGGAGGACGGGCATCTGCCGCCTGAATTGCGAATCATTGCATTGATGAGGCTTGGCCTTGACGACAGCGCGCAGATGGCGCGGTTCCTCGGACTGTCGCTTAACACGGTTTACACCTACCGTAACCGAATAAAGAGCAGGGCCCGTAATCGCGACACATTTGACAGCGACATAATGAATATCGGTATTCTGAGCTAA
- a CDS encoding NAD-dependent epimerase/dehydratase family protein has product MTTSNNDASKPRTKDAHISHCNGFMGRYIARELGHGDDYEPPALCPLTVISDSGEMTEEEAVKLIDDTKPKHVVVVSSTAVYGLSSGENIDETAPVRPADNASRHLASIEDRVKERCKATGAMCTILRPADVVGTGMEGFTGRLARDVNNGSYMHVKGNEAQRSIVHAIDVAKAVRAVAEKAGDDCIEGVYNLTDRSGATIEQLADAIAYRLGNKRIFATGLKAAKALALLGDITLGALPWSRKKLKARTTTLTFNSFAISKHTTWEPMSVTEYLKTHKYSEDDI; this is encoded by the coding sequence ATGACAACATCAAATAACGACGCAAGCAAGCCCCGGACAAAGGATGCGCACATATCGCACTGCAACGGATTCATGGGGCGGTACATAGCCCGCGAGCTGGGACACGGCGACGACTACGAGCCCCCTGCCCTGTGCCCGCTGACGGTAATATCGGATTCCGGAGAGATGACCGAGGAGGAGGCCGTGAAACTGATTGACGACACCAAGCCCAAGCATGTAGTGGTGGTGTCGTCGACCGCCGTGTATGGGCTCTCGTCGGGCGAAAACATCGACGAAACGGCTCCGGTGCGGCCCGCCGATAATGCGTCGCGTCACCTCGCCTCAATCGAGGATAGGGTCAAGGAGCGTTGCAAAGCCACGGGTGCGATGTGCACGATACTGCGTCCGGCCGATGTGGTGGGTACGGGAATGGAAGGATTCACAGGCAGGCTGGCACGCGATGTAAACAACGGCAGCTACATGCACGTGAAAGGCAATGAGGCACAGCGCAGTATAGTCCACGCAATAGATGTGGCCAAGGCGGTAAGGGCCGTGGCCGAGAAGGCGGGTGACGACTGCATCGAGGGCGTCTACAACCTTACCGACCGCAGCGGTGCCACCATAGAGCAATTGGCCGACGCGATAGCCTATCGTCTTGGGAACAAGCGCATTTTCGCCACAGGGCTAAAAGCGGCCAAGGCACTCGCATTGCTCGGCGACATAACTCTCGGCGCATTGCCATGGAGCAGGAAGAAGTTGAAAGCGAGGACGACAACGCTTACATTTAATTCGTTTGCCATATCGAAGCACACGACATGGGAACCGATGAGCGTGACCGAATATCTTAAAACCCACAAATACAGCGAAGATGACATTTGA
- a CDS encoding glycosyltransferase family 4 protein encodes MKIVLINYSVTPMMTAIAKQLKGLGHQAIIATATGGDEGSRCMTDLKIGNSVDRAVHNALAWLSDTHGMHSTRVTASLLDRIIALNPDVVHLAGLNNSFINIPFMAYVLMRCKMPVALSVTEGTIPGTGRKSLIKRDRFRRKTIESTFGAWDLLHLVCDSKHTAERAAEEGLDGHPTYIISTDDTAKAVEQYITLYDNIK; translated from the coding sequence ATGAAAATAGTGCTCATAAACTACAGTGTCACCCCGATGATGACAGCCATCGCAAAGCAGCTAAAAGGGCTTGGTCATCAGGCCATTATAGCTACCGCGACAGGCGGTGACGAGGGCTCACGCTGCATGACCGACCTGAAGATAGGCAACAGCGTCGACCGGGCCGTGCATAATGCGCTCGCATGGCTCAGCGACACCCACGGGATGCACTCGACGCGAGTTACGGCATCGCTTCTCGACCGCATAATAGCGCTGAATCCCGATGTAGTGCATCTTGCGGGGTTGAATAACTCATTTATCAACATTCCGTTTATGGCCTACGTGTTGATGCGCTGCAAAATGCCGGTTGCGCTGTCGGTGACCGAGGGCACCATACCGGGCACAGGGCGGAAGTCGCTGATAAAGCGCGACAGGTTCCGGCGCAAGACAATTGAGAGCACTTTCGGAGCGTGGGACCTGCTTCACCTCGTGTGTGACAGCAAACACACCGCCGAACGTGCCGCCGAGGAGGGGCTCGACGGGCATCCCACCTATATAATAAGCACCGACGACACGGCAAAAGCCGTGGAACAATACATAACACTCTATGACAACATCAAATAA
- a CDS encoding DUF3575 domain-containing protein, translated as MKKRIAVALLSLLAVMQFSASAQEVAVKTNLIYDATLTINAGVEARLAPKWTFDLSGNFNGWKVNEHYWKHWLIQPEARYWLCETFQGHFFAAHALGGQFNLGNIHNSIKFLGSDFSKLTDRRYQGWMVGAGVAYGYSWILNRHWNIEAEFGFGYIYTHYDVYPCAKCGTKIAKDRSHNYVGPTKAAINLVYTF; from the coding sequence ATGAAAAAGAGGATTGCAGTAGCGTTATTGTCATTACTGGCAGTTATGCAATTCAGTGCATCAGCTCAAGAGGTGGCTGTTAAGACCAATTTGATATATGATGCCACACTGACTATCAATGCTGGAGTCGAGGCTCGCTTGGCGCCAAAATGGACTTTTGACCTATCGGGCAACTTCAACGGCTGGAAGGTAAATGAACACTATTGGAAGCATTGGCTCATTCAACCCGAAGCCCGTTATTGGCTATGTGAAACATTCCAGGGGCATTTCTTTGCAGCTCACGCATTGGGCGGACAGTTCAATCTGGGCAACATCCACAACTCAATCAAGTTTCTCGGAAGCGATTTCAGCAAGCTCACCGACCGCCGTTACCAAGGCTGGATGGTAGGTGCCGGAGTGGCCTACGGTTACTCTTGGATTCTCAACCGTCACTGGAACATCGAGGCTGAGTTTGGATTCGGTTACATCTACACCCATTACGATGTATATCCATGTGCCAAGTGCGGAACCAAGATTGCCAAGGATCGCTCCCACAACTATGTAGGGCCCACCAAGGCGGCAATTAACCTTGTTTACACATTCTAA